The genomic segment TTGAATGTGTGAACTCTTGGAGTTATTATTATGTGTAGTCAACTTactttcactgtgttttttaaacagatgtctTTAATGGGATTCAAACAGAAGGTCAGTCTGTGATCTCTCTTGGTTCATGTCTAACTGTGCTGTGATCGCTGCACTACTGaagaatttaaacatttatatacagCTTATGTTTGAGTTTGATGAAACatattattgtttatattttcagctCGTCTTCCACCTAAACTTACAGTGAATTCAGCGGTGATCAAAGAGACAGACTCAGTCACACTGAAGTGTCAGACTCCATCATCTGTGTCTCAGTGTCAGTACTTCACTTTAAGTGGAGAAACTGTGAGGACATTATCCTGTCTGCAgacactgacaggaagtgaactgcTGAGGATGGATCATAAGAGTTCACCTGCTGAggtcaaagtgaaatgtttttacactgtTCAGAGTGGAGACATAAATGCTCCATCtccacacagtgacacagtctCCATCAGCATACACAGTGAGTAATACAAGTGTTGTcaatattcatatattttgttACATCATCAGAAAGAACCCATCTGGTTCAAGCAGTCTGATTTAAAGAGTTGGAATATTGTCAAAAGGCATCCTCTATCAGTATACATTTGTCAAGtgatttatttgaatgaaaatgcTTTTGCAGATTTGAGATGTATTTGAGCTAcatttgctttgtgtgttttaataattattttgagAGTGATTATATAAGATAATCTGTTGTCGTTTATAGTcctaaaaacactcaaacaaacatACTAATGGGAGCATTGGTGAGGAATGTATTATACTGTTTCAATAATGGTGaatatgtttacatttctatttttcaaatatatttgcTCATATTTTCAGCTCTTCCTCAACCTGACCTGATGGTGAATCCAGCgatgatcacagagacagactcagTCACACTGAAGTGTCAGACTCCATCATCTGTGTCTCAGTGTCAGTACTTCACTTTAAGTGGAGGAACTGTGAGGACATTATCCTGTCTGCAgacactgacaggaagtgagctgCTGAAGATGGATCATAAGAGTTCACCTGCTGAggtcaaagtgaaatgtttttacactgtTCAGAGTGGAGACAGAAATGCTCGATCTCCAGAAAGTGAATATTCCTCCGTCTCTGTTCAAAGTAAGTAAATCTGTCTTCAAGCTGGATCAGCAGAAGAAAAACCCTGTGGTGTAAATGTcatgaacaaaacatttgattttatttttaggtgAGACAAACTCAAACAAGGAGAGTCTCAGCACTTTGAAAACCTCAGTTTCTATTGTAACTCCACCTGCTGATCAAGGTGAGTATAGCCTACTGCATATTTCAGTGTTGCTTACTCTTTTACCATCATTTACTAACTAGCACTGTCACATAAAACTACAGTCCCACATTTTCCTTAAACTTCAGACTCCTGTTAAAACGTAATTTTTTCAGACATTCAAGTCCAACAGACTCCTGATTTATCCTTTAAACAAGTCCCACACAGCGGGAGTTTGCCTGGACAAACTTAGTGGTATGATGGTCAAAGTCATACGTTGGTCAAAGACGATACCAAGATTTGATATTTGGTTGAAACGAGCCAATTAACTGATCAACTTCAGTGGTGAAGGTATCTGTGACAATAAAATCATATTTCAGTTTTGTCAGGATTAGGATTAAGAAAATTAAGATAAATCCACTTTTGGATAGTGACAAAGCAGTTATTAACAGTTATGAGAGGACAGTCGATTCCTTATTATTGGGTTTTATCTTCAAAGTTTTTTAGTCCCCTCCATCAGCAAAAacagaagaggttttttttcggGTTTTGCTAAAATATCTTAATATTTATAGCATCGTTGGCATAATGGTGAAATCATAATGAAATTGTCTTTCCCAGAGGACACGAGTATAGAGATACAGAGTGATCGGCCTAAAGAtggattttgtgaaaaatctgCATGGGTTAAACTTCAATAAGGCAGTCAAGTATTACTTTGAGGAGTTCACAATCCATCCTGGTGACGGGGGATTGGAGGAGATGACTATGCTATGCTATTAATCCTATAGAGGATAAAGCAAAGCTGCCCAGGATGCAGAGCTTCTGCAAAAAAGCAGTGGAGGGAAGCCATCTGTATGCAGCTAGCTATagtcaaggttcaaggttcaagtttcaaggttcaaggtttctttatttgtaccttCATAGATTAATTTGTTGTGCAAGACAGGAGATTCAGCACTCCATTagatacacacaacacataacaAATTCAAGGTTAAAAAGACCAGACAGAATACATTAGAACAAACATTGTCAAAGAGCAGAGTCCTTACacagacaacaaatcaaaagtGTAAGATCGGACATgtaactgcaggagctggggatcgaacctccatccttccggttgagagacgatggACTCTATCAACTGAACACAAACCTGACAGATAGAGTGAAGAAGCCACTTGTCTTGGATAATAGAGCTTGCCTTAAACTGCAGCTGTTAAGAATACAATTCTGACAGGTTTGATTGAGACTCATCTTTAAATTTGCTCGCCCGTTTCAGGATTTAATtaagagtgtttttgtttttaaaagtcagaaTTGATTGAGTGACCCTTTATACTAATTAATCAGAAAAAACATCTGAgaataaaaatctctttttttaagagtgtcctggccaagacaggcagcagcacaattttcagagtttctgacaaacaacgtgCTGCCTTAAATACTAATATAATACATAACTATTAAAAaccaaaatatacaaaataacaaatttaatCCTCAAATAGTTGTCAATATCGCCCACAAACATGCATATATCAGAAgggaacatctacagccagatgtgtcctcttccaagtcatttaacatcctcttaaaacaTGACAGCAGCTAGTTAGGTTTCAGGTATTTTTgtagtttgaagtttttttatttcattattttgtcaCATACATTCATATGCCTAGCCTGCATGGGCTTACGTGACACCATAAATTAAAACGTTCCAGGATCAGAGTGCATTAGGTAAACTATGTTCATTggtaagaaacaaaaagagaaagcaaaagcaagtcaaactaattaaacagaatatcctgtcttcttttccaggcttttgaaacaaaatgattcaaacttaaacagccattccagttttTGCACATCTGTCCATCCCAGATGTAATTCCTTCCAAGTAACAGGGGCAGCAAACTTAAACAACTTTTTCCCCAGTTCAGTTCCCACTTTTGGAACAGACAGCGAGGAAAGTTTGTGAGAAGATTATGAGTTCCTCTTCTcatctgactgatggaggtcagGAGGTATGACAGAAAATGAAGTGATGAAAGGAGTAATGAACCGCAGAACTCTGTGATACAGAGTCCAGAGTTACCTTTGAGAAACAGTGTGCATATGTTTAACATCACAATTGTTCAGCACAGGCAGAAAAGTGGCAGCAACCAGTCCCCTACAAGATTGATGCCTGACTTTCTCATCCCCACCGTGCCTCCGCCATTATCCTCTGTGTCACAGTCAAAATTGAACTGAGAAGCTGGGCTGAAACACTCTTAATGTTTCTGTTATGTCCCATGAACTGAGACATTAAGAGCAAGTCATGCAGTGTTACTAGAT from the Labrus bergylta chromosome 4, fLabBer1.1, whole genome shotgun sequence genome contains:
- the LOC109976241 gene encoding uncharacterized protein encodes the protein MDHKSSPAEVKVKCFYTVQSGDINAPSPHSDTVSISIHTLPQPDLMVNPAMITETDSVTLKCQTPSSVSQCQYFTLSGGTVRTLSCLQTLTGSELLKMDHKSSPAEVKVKCFYTVQSGDRNARSPESEYSSVSVQSETNSNKESLSTLKTSVSIVTPPADQGWTMGTSINGGSTVTSQTPGTPESEKIMWVIAAAVTGGVLLLGLALLFAQSRIDKCDSKRTKANIAGKSKDDQKYMGGYDETYSIVFYECNIE